CACAACTCTATCATTAttcgtttaattataaaataataaaatgtgcaCTGTCGAagcttaaaaatttacatatcaGGCtgccatatataaaaaaaatatataaacagagTTAGTGAAGACCTGCTTCTTCTATCGGAGCGTGCTAGATGGCGTTAGCAAAGATTTCCATTCTATCCgcgagaattttttaatattttctataataattttctattataatAAAGTAGTTTAATAGTTCCTAAAatgtaagcaaaaaaaaaaaaagaaaaaaataggagtctttatgaaaaaattaacaaatcgtAACGTAAACatttaatctaaataattcGTGTATGACACGACCGCTTAAGGCATGCtcatttggattttccaaactttttctttctcttgacaactatttttggttttatattactcgaaaaaaattttttaaggtgtaataaatcgttcactctcgattaccttaattactaattgttatttaataaaaaaaaaaaacaaatctatagttttactttatttcaaaaatttatcaactaaaaaaaaaattttatttttatatatttttagtgaccaaatttgcctcttacatagagaaacggccgaaaaatatgaaaaaataattttttcagaagtttcggctggtccattttgccccaggtgttatgcgtagggctagaaatgtggaattataataaatttttttttaagttgacgataaaaatatgaaaaaatcactttttcaaaattttgagcttGTCCATTtggccccaaatgtcatgcgtagggctaaaaatgcgcaaacatatcggatttatagaaattaggcgaaaaaaaaaaaattttttttgatcaaaatttcaggggggccgttCTCCctcaccctcccctatattattaatgatggatattatatttaattaaaatctattAGAGCTGTGATATAGTTACGGCAGTTTATCAAACCGATTGGTATAATTTGAGTATTGCTTCtcaaaaaagtttgttattgaTAATGACGCGAAGTTATCGACCATTACGATTCAATGCTGGGTACTTTATTGAGATATCCCTTAACTCATTCAATCAAGTACTTTGTACTCTTATTATCTTATATTTTATccaaatatatacattatatttttaataaccttCTGTTTTTATTCTAGCTGATCAAACTTTCCTACTCAGCTTACAACGTTcttcaataatatattttatgcatatttatgataatagaCATACTACAataatctgaaaaaaattttagtatattTATCGTCCTCTTGTGACGTAgagtatttttgaaattttgaactcTGTCGATAAGCTGAAGACGCTAGATTTTGTTCtgtaatattttgaataataactgaaaagaaaaaagaagtatattaaattaaaataaattattcttgaaTCATAGTattatatcataattattattattatttttttatatcaataaaataaattaaatagacaAAGTTATAGTTGCACTTTCATTTAACGATACTCAGGATACAGTGGAATACAACGTCAAGCTAAATTATAATGCGTTCATAACGATTTAAAACATATGTGTCATTATTCAAAActgttttgatttaaaaaaatttccggggTGCAACGATATGCCCtgaaaagattatttttaaaaaattgtaaattttttattattattttcgttgGTTTTAAATACTGTTAGTACTCCTATgtcactgataaaaaaattatctctatCTATTTATCTGATATTTGTCTTCTACTCAACAATTTATGATAGTCACAAAACAGCTGAATAATTATTGACGTAAATGTTTTtgatttcacaaaatttttaaaacatatcgTTGTGTTCCGCtcttcgttaaaaaaatttccatatttTAAAACAGTGTATGGAAacgtaaaaattatgatcatttaggtttaattgaattaaaaaaaaaagatgaactacgtacaatatttaatataatgtCAAAATGCTGCTGAAGGCTCAGTATGTTTTCCAATGTTGCTTATCCGGTGGTTTAAGTTCTACtgactatatttattaacccCTTGGTTGACAGCAATGTCCCCTATAAATTTTACTCATGCTCGGTTTCTCATCcgcaattataaataataagataatGTGGTAATGttggtttaaataatttaaattcttgaaAACATTATGTAAGACGGGAAAGATACAACCCTTTGTCAGTAGATAATAgcgtaattattttgataaactAAAGTTATACCAAGTAGACAGATAGACGACTCGgtaatatcattatttattcaccaTCTACGACAGTGGATAAAGCGATCCATAGAGTCCAGTCTAAATTTGAACCCCGATCGGGAACATATATTTCATTGTCAtcagaaatatatattctatattatCATAATGCTCCTGCCATACAGTTTTGGAATTCTACGGTATTTGGGTTTATGGCATACAGAAACCATTCATAGATGGCGATTATGTTCACAAATGACATACtcatattttatgattatttttatctactcAGATGCATTATTCGAATCAATTGCACTTGTCCGTAATTATAACGATTTTCAACAATTTGTTGACAATTCGATAATTCTTGTAACAATGTTAGGAATATGTGGAAAAATgtttaatgtaattataaaatctaaAGAAATTATACAATTGATAAATATCCTGAATTCCTATCCATGCTGCTCTCAAGATagtgaggaaaaaaaaattcaggatGAGTTTGATAAAATGATCAAGTGAGTGttatatgtttaaattttttcatgatccCAGTCGGATGAAGATAATTTCAGGCTGATGCTGCAGATCAACTGCCGGTGAATTCgtaattctaaaatattttcatacagcgggcagaaacgTGCGTGTTTCTTCTCTTGGGaagaaacacaattgtttctgcccggtgtcagttatatttaatgttcgtTTGCAGCTTTATTActttcatttgtttacttgtcacttcagtttactcatttcGTTTTTTACGTGACAGTTTCAATTAACCAAATagaattactaaaaaatgagtggaaagaatatttttgtcttatttattatttaataagtgactgtaaatcacatatttctcattctctaacagttctccgcatcaacggcttgaaattaactcgtttcttactggctgctgacactgaatcttAGAGTTCCGATGCaagtaatcatgaaaaatatagtgtaCGACTCAGGATAAttacgatttcagactgcgggtgatgtcagctcTCGCCTGCGGCTCGGGTAGCTAACCTTCCCCTAGTCCGtaatcgtcttgtttcatccctcgtcacacaatatactattccATCATACCTGCATTCCAAGTTTAAATTTCTGCCCTGTTCAGAGAAAAGAAAGTCGTTCTTTACTATTGTAAGAAAACAAACGATAAAAATTGGTGCATGCGCCATTCTTTCTACAAacagaggcaaaaatttaaacttttagatACAGGTCTGGTGAAATATAGTTTGCACACCACGGAGGAAAGTGGGACACTCTAACCCGtgtgtacacagaaaaaaaggatttcttagcgCAAGAAATTcttactcgccccaagaaaatttttacttgagccaagaaattttttgtactataaattaaaaacagatTTTCTTCGggcaaaaaaacaattctagagccaagaaattttttcgtctTCAATTCATATGCGAAATACTTCTTACgccaagaaatttatttattttatatacaattgcCTGACCGAGCCAGAGGCTTTCCGcccttggtgtgtaatattctttatttttaaaaatattttagtgatTAGATATGtgtaattttactaaataattatcaattttttatatcttctAGTTTTAGAACATTAGCTTTTTTAGTTGTAACAGAATCAGCTGTGATATTAACAACAAGCGTATCTATAATTTGTGATACGCCAAATCgaataatgttttttaatacatgGCTTCCATTTGATACGTCAACGATTATTGGATACTGGATTGCTTATATTCATCAAGTTCTAGCTCATTTTTTTAGTGCACTGGCAAATGTGGCTTACGATACTTTAATACCTGGTTTAATGCTTAAAATTTGTGCTCAACTAAGTATTCTTGAGTACCGACTAAAACTGTTGGCCAAAAACAGTTATTATTCAGATTCATCGGTTGATAATAAACAGCGAGAAATAAATGCAGCTATGGAATGTGTAAAACatcatctaaaaatatttcagttaGGTCTATACTTATATTCCAAGACGTTATACATAAGCAAGATTAGATTGGGATAACTGCGGATGATCTAAAATTGCTATAAAAACTaatgtgttgaatttttttcatttgttgaatattttttatttagattagCTGAAAGAACAAACGAAGTTTTTAGTACCATTATGTTTGTGCAGTTTTCCATAAGTACCTATGTCATATGTGtaacaatttatagattatcTCAGGTGGAAATAAGTGATCCAGAATTCGCTTCAATGGCAGGTTATTTTATGTGCCTGCTTTCACAAATTTTTGGTACTTGTCTCGCCAGTACTGAATGCAGTATAAAGGTATtcctaatttaattattaattcaaacaaaatatttataacaacaataattacactgtaaaaaatatgtggagtgaatgcggagcggataatttttaatttatttactcccGTGAAATTAACTTCGAAGcgaagttttgaaaaatattaattccaaaaaaatttcgcaGAATGGAATCGCAGTGAAAACTCGCGGATCAAATTCTTAATACATAATAGTGCGGTTCagtcatttatattttaacatttatcTTGAGTATGGAAATAATTACAAGCTCTctttacacaaatttttgagtttaattattaaaatctgaattaattatatattgaaataattatgtttcaCGTAACACAGTGATCtctatgaaatataaatttatttaaatgtaaaaactGCACCTGAAtgaatgcggattgaaataaaattcgtatCTACTTcggattcactcccgatttttgaaagtgtatgtatattattaattatgaatattatatttgattaaaatCTATTAGAGCTGTGATATAGCTACGGCAGTTTATCAAACCGATTGGTACAACTTGAGTACTGCTACtcaaaaaagtttgttattgaTAATGACGCGAAGTTATCGACCATTACGATTCAATGCTGGATACTTTATTGATATATCTCTTAACTCATTCAATCAAGTACTttgtacttttattattttatattttatccaaataaatatatacaatatatttttaataaccttCTGTTTTTATTCTAGCTGATCAAACTTTCCTACTCAGCCTACAACGTCCTTCAATAATATCTTTAtgcatatttataaaaatagacATACTACAATCATCTGAAAAAAACATTAGTAAATTTATCGTCCTCTTGTGACGGCGAatacttttcgaaattttgaagTCTGCCGATTAACTGAAGACGTTAGATATTGTTCTGTAATATTTTGAATGATAACTGAAAAGAGAAAAGAAATACATTAagttaaaatcaattattctTCATTAATAGTattatatcataattattactattatttttttaattatttttttatatcaataaaataaattaaatagacaAAGTTATAGTTGCACGTTTATCTAACAATATTCCGGATACAATGGGGCACAACGTAAAACCTAAGCGAATAATTAACTCTGATGAAGTTTTGAGCACTGAATACAATTCGTTCATAACAATTTGAAACAAATCTCTCATTATTCACAActattttgattataaaaatttccggAGTGCAACGCAATGCCctaaaaagattatttttaaaaaattgtaaatttctttttttattattttcgttaGTTTTGAATACTGTTAGTACTCCTATGTCATTTACAAGAAAAGTATCTCTATCTatttatctgattttttttcttctactcaaaaatttatgatagtCACAAAACAGCTGAATAATTATTGacgtaaatattttcaatttcacaaaatttttaaaacatttcgTTGTGTTCCGGtcttctttaaaaaaatttccatattttaaaatagtgtATGGAAACGTAAAAATTATATCGACGTTCTAATTAGCAAATTGtctaacttaatatttttcagtagGTGATTCTGTACAATTTTCAGATAGTAATAGTCAGGAAAAACATTATTTGAGTAACCTaatagacaaaaatattatgcaTATACTAgatatagaattgatttttagatgaaaaaaaatttttaaattacctttttttttgcataaatgaAAGATTTTCTGAAATGGAGTTAGACAATTTGCTAATTAGAACGTCGATATTCACTTAGgtttaaattaacttaaaaaaaaaaaggtgaaCTACGTACGATATCTAACATAATGTATGAATGCTGCTGAAGGCTCAGTATGTTTTCCAATGTTGCTTATCCGATGGTTTAAGTTCTACTGACTATTTTTATCAACCCTTTGGTTGACAACAATGTCCCCTATAAATTTTACTCATGCTCCGTTTCTCATCcgcaattataaataataagataatGTGGTAATGTtggtttgaataatttaaattcttgaaAACATTATGTAAGACGGGAAAGATACAACCCTTTGTCAGTAGATAATAgcgtaattattttgataaactAAAGTCATACCAAGTAGACGGATAGGCGACTcggtattatcattatttattcaccaTCTACGACAGTGGATAAAGAGATCCATAGAGTCCAGTGTAAATTCATACCCCGCTCGGGaacttttatttcattgtcatcagaaatatatattctataataTCATAATGCTCCTGCCCTACAGCTTTGGTATCTTACAGTGTTTAGGTTTATGGCAGACCTCTGAATGCATTTCTGGATGGAAAATATATCTGTACATTattcacaaaaatttaatgatcatATTCATTTACTCGTGcgtattatttgagttaattGCACTCATTGCATCTTTCGATGATCTCGAcgaatttataaacaatttaatcgTCTTACTGACTATGGTTGGAGTTTGTGGAAAAATTGccaatgtaattttaaaacgcAAAGAAATTTTGCGACTAATAAATATCCTCGAAACTTATCCATGTTTGTGTAAAAATCCTgaggaaaaatatattcaagatGAATTTGATAAAACCATAAAGTgagtcataaaaattatgttattttaacaaatgtatgattacactgtaaaaaaacggatgcaaattcggattttatttgaatccaaACTCACTACGAATTccacagtttaaaaaaaaatcgctttCTATACGAAGTAAATACGGAGTTTGttcccatacaaaaaaaatatatatccgggtaAATATGCATGTatccaacatatatataaatatatgtctcatGTATGCAGATTCGCCCGGacatatccggatatatatttttttcgtatgggtttttttagcggagtgatttccGAGTGAtccgaattttatttcaatccgattcggaattgtaatatttaaataaactcacCGTCGGAGTGAAtgtcactccggatttaatccgcgttcattccgcaaattttttacagtgcactTGTACTAATATCAATAACgcgattttttgtttttgtattCAGATTAAGAACGATTGCATATTTTGGTTTAACAGAATCGGCCGTGGGCATGGTAGTCAGCGTGTCAATACTCTGTGATACTCCAAATCGTTCATTGCCATTTAAAACATGGCTACCATATGATTcaaagacattttttggatactGGACTGCCTATAATCATCAAATTCTCGCTCATGTTTTCGGAGCACTAGTAAATGTCGCATATGATACTCTAATTCCAGGTTTAATGCTTAAAATTTGTGCTCAATTGAGTATTCTTGAGCACCGATTAAAGTTAATACCGAAAAAAATCTATTCATCTGATTTATTTATCGATGTCAAGCGACGAGAAATAaacgaaatttcaaaatgcgTTAAGCATCATCTCAAAATATTTCAGttgagtatataaataaatatatatttatatatatttcgtggtaattttttaatgtagaTTTGCTGAAATAACAAACAAAGTCTTCAGTTCtgtgatttttttacaattttctataAGCGCTATCGTCATATGCGTGACAGTTTACAGATTATCCCaaactgaaataaataatccaGAATTCGCGCCAAtggcattttattttacttgtatGCTTTCTCAGGTTTTTGTTATTTGTTTCGCCAGTAGCGAATGTAATCTTAaggtacatatttttattatcattgttcTTATTCATATATAACAAACAGTAGCAATAAATATcggtattaaatatatattacatcaatttaaatttatcagagTTATGACATAGCTACGGCTGTTTATCAGACTGATTGGTATGTTTTGAGTGTCAGTAcccaaaaaagtttattattcataatgaTGCGCAGTCTTCGGCCATTGAAATTCACCGCTGGATATTTTATTGATGTATCTCTTAGTTCTTACAATCAGGTAAAAGAGCTTGGGTCACTGTGCGGTACCCGGGGTACAACGGGCCaactagaaaattttgaaaaaaaaaaaaaacatgtttaTTTTGAGTTcattctaaatttttgaataaattaggTATCCGTGGTAAGATAAAGttcactgtaaaaatttggagtgaatttggagtgattgcgaattttatttagaaCCAAATTCATtctgtcactcggagttcccaagtttaaaaaataccaCTGCGTATACGGGGTAaataaggatttttttttcagcggagtgattttggagTGAATTTGATTCTAtatggagaaaaatgttggctcgaacctatcaatttttattatgctgtcgaccaaacttgaaacaggaagggaagcatccaaaaaattattgtgctcatacgaaaaattatgatgCTGTATTACAACACTTACTACGCGCAAGAAACTCATCGATAAgctataataacaattattttcatacattataataattgtgataaggcataataattttttataagagcataataaatttttggatgcttcacttcctgtttcaagttgggtcgacagcataataaaaaaattggtaggttttgagccaacatttttctccgtgtatttatatctgcattcactccgattcgcaccgaaaaaaatttactgttgtTGCAACAGGAGGCAGccatgttgcagcaacaggaaaaaatcctgttacagcaacaggattaatactgttgctgcaacatggCTGTCTCTTGTTGCAGCTACAGGAAAATCCTgtttctacacggaaaaaagagcagttgaaaaattacatttttgtaTAGTCccgagaaaaaaatgattttgcctaattatatataattatatattgttGGGAATTTAGGTATGGTAATCGTGAatgaaacaaatcaatttattaaacaaatgaatattatatcttttattaaaaatacgcGCTCTAGGGTATGTCTTCACTCGTAAGAGATTTAGCTTAGACtaacttattcttttaatattatttaacactgagGTCCACCAACCTCTCCTCTTTTTGTATAACAAAGATCTctaagttcaaaatatatatatatgagtgcaaatgaagaaaaacatattGCCTTGCATTTACTTGGAATCTCTCGTCGACCCATGTACCTaaggtcataaaatttgatccatgctagctttctttttctttaagtaaacatatacatattttgaactcaacttaaatatatatactacaaCTTAAATGCAACACtgttcgaaatattatttcgaacagaatatttagtaaaaagaaataattaaataaagtatatataagaataaagattgatttttgtacagagaatccaacacgccccctcaaaaattaatctttaaataaaataaaattaagattaAATTAGCTTACACAATCataatactaattattaatgataccTTTACAATAAACTTATTATATCAATTAacttctaaaattaaattgtaaagaCATATCCTTTCACGCAATCTGGGGGTGCGAACATTATGGCCCAACTAATTTGCAAAGGGATTAGGAAAACCCAGAAAAACCTAATCCGACCatttatcttaaatatttcaattatacagtctataatatatatatatatatatacatacaatatatacaacataaatatattctttaaaattatttcaaatccaTTTGTGTTCTGAATTCCACAAATTTTGGTTCAGCCAAATAATTGGTCAGTGCATCAGCAATCTGTTGATCTGTAGACatataaattagttttaataaaCCGTGCTCTACTTTGTTACGAAAgcaatgatattttatatcgatatttttcgaTCTTTTATGACTTGATGGATTGTTCGCGATACCAATACAACCAtttttatcttcataaatTACTATTGACCCTAATATAACTATCTTTATATTTTCCGCTAATGATCGTAACCACAGTGCCTCTTGTGCAGCTTCATACAGAGCCATATATTCAGCTTCTGATGATGAACCTGCTACAGATGCCTGTCGTTTAGATGCCCAGCAAATAGTACAATGATCGaataacttaaataaataatcggtTGTATTCTTTGTCTATCGTTGTTATAACTTGCCTAATCTGCGTCTACATAACCGCtgattatttctttataattattacggGTATATGTTAATCTAATATTACtagaactttttaaatatcttaataCTCTTTTCAGATACTGCCACAgtgtttttattgtttttattcatatatctACTTACGATATTTTCTGATATGCTTAATTCTGGTCGTGAACAAACCATTATGTACTTTATACAACCAATAACACTTTTACATGGCGCATCATAATTTTCATAATCAtgcatattaaatttatttaagactgAGTTGATGTATGCATTTTGATCTAATGTTATTACATTATCTTTTCTTGTAACTTTTATGCCTAAAAATGAtctaatttcttttaaattgaccatctgaaatttattcatcaaatactctttaaaaatattcatagtATTCATATCTGCAGTTGCTACAAAAAGATCATCAACATATAACACTAGATAAATGTTCTTTAAGACATCTCTTAaatctaaaatataaatacaacgATCTACagaagaattttgaaaatttaattcttttaatgTAGACTCAAATGCTTCAAACCAGCAGCGTGCAGCCTGCTTTAAACCATACAGAGCTTTGTTCAATTTGCACACCTGATTTTTATCGCATTTGACTCCTTCTggtattttcatataaatttcttcttttaatttgccattcaaaaaaactttcttcACATCCATATGATGCAGTAACAGATTATTCTGATTGACAATTGCAACTATGAATCTAAAACTAGTCATTCTAGCAACTGGCGCAAAAGTTTCATCATAGTCTaccatttatttttgactaaaaCCTCTAGTAACTAATCGAGCTTTACATTTATGTGGATTTCCAaattcgtaatttttaattgtaagtaTCCACTTACAgtctacaatatttttatgtttaggTCTCGGTACCAATGTCCAAGTATTATTAATACGAAGTGAATCGAATTCACTTTTAACAGCTCGTTTCTACTCAACCCTATCAttcctatttttaatttcataatacgAACTAGGAATTTTGTGTATTATTGATTGAGCGGATAGCATGCAATCGTCAGGTAAACTATTTTCACTATACGAAATCTGAGGACGGCCTCTGATCCTATTACTTCTCCTACAACTGGCTTCTGATTTATTCCTATTGTGTAACTTaggaattttattatctttatgaCTATTTACTTTATCTATTAAATCTGATTTATCGTTATCAGATATACTTAAACTATCTGGTTTATCATAACCAGATTAACTTACACTatctgatttattaatatcagatTTATCTAAGCTATCTGATTTATTAAGATCAGATTTATCTAAGCTATCTGATTTATTAAGATCAGATTTATATAAGCtctgatttattaatatcagatttatctaaactgtctgatttattaatatcagatttatttaaactgtCTGATTTGTTAATATCagatttatctaaattatctgatttattaatatcagatttaacaatatcagatttatctaaactgtctgatttattaatatcagatttatctaaattatCTGATTTACCATTATCAGATTTATTCAAACTAACTGATTTACCAATATCAGATTTATTCCAACTATCTGATTATCAATATCCGATTTATTTAAACcatcttatttattaacatcagatttatttaaactatctgATTTGTTAATATCagatttatctaaattatctgatttat
This genomic interval from Microplitis mediator isolate UGA2020A chromosome 2, iyMicMedi2.1, whole genome shotgun sequence contains the following:
- the LOC130663721 gene encoding odorant receptor 46a-like, giving the protein MLLPYSFGILRYLGLWHTETIHRWRLCSQMTYSYFMIIFIYSDALFESIALVRNYNDFQQFVDNSIILVTMLGICGKMFNVIIKSKEIIQLINILNSYPCCSQDSEEKKIQDEFDKMINFRTLAFLVVTESAVILTTSVSIICDTPNRIMFFNTWLPFDTSTIIGYWIAYIHQVLAHFFSALANVAYDTLIPGLMLKICAQLSILEYRLKLLAKNSYYSDSSVDNKQREINAAMECVKHHLKIFQLAERTNEVFSTIMFVQFSISTYVICVTIYRLSQVEISDPEFASMAGYFMCLLSQIFGTCLASTECSIKSCDIATAVYQTDWYNLSTATQKSLLLIMTRSYRPLRFNAGYFIDISLNSFNQLIKLSYSAYNVLQ
- the LOC130663720 gene encoding odorant receptor 46a-like — translated: MLLPYSFGILQCLGLWQTSECISGWKIYLYIIHKNLMIIFIYSCVLFELIALIASFDDLDEFINNLIVLLTMVGVCGKIANVILKRKEILRLINILETYPCLCKNPEEKYIQDEFDKTIKLRTIAYFGLTESAVGMVVSVSILCDTPNRSLPFKTWLPYDSKTFFGYWTAYNHQILAHVFGALVNVAYDTLIPGLMLKICAQLSILEHRLKLIPKKIYSSDLFIDVKRREINEISKCVKHHLKIFQFAEITNKVFSSVIFLQFSISAIVICVTVYRLSQTEINNPEFAPMAFYFTCMLSQVFVICFASSECNLKSYDIATAVYQTDWYVLSVSTQKSLLFIMMRSLRPLKFTAGYFIDVSLSSYNQLVKLSYSAYNVLQ